The DNA sequence CCAAACCTGTCGTTTTTGTTCTTTTCATATTTATCCGAAAATGCTAAAGAATATACACTCCATATGGAAGCGGGCCACCAAATTTGACTCTGACCGCTTTGGGGGATATATTTAAATGAAAATAAGTTGTTAGGTTTTGGGCAGGAATATGAATAAGACAATGATAATAGAAAATTGCCCGGTCTTCCGGCCTCCGGCAAATTTACCCTGGCCCCTCCCAGAAGAAAACGATGAACTTGGCTTCGATGTGGGCGTCCAGGACGTTATTATCATGACCCAATCCTGCGATCTTGCCTCCGGCCAAAAATCCGATATGATTATCAGCTATCCAGTCTTTTAGTTTCTTATGATCTAAAAATTAACCAGGGTCTGGCTATTCTGTTTGCGGCGCCGGAGCGGCAGGCCTGGTTTTTTTCAACCGCCAGTTGCCCTCGATCCGGTCGATGAGGAATTGTCTCCACACCTCTAGCCGCTCCGGCTTCGGCAAGGAAGGGAGCTGGGCTAAAGGAATTTCGGCCCGGGCGCTGGAGGCGTGGCCACCAGCCGATCCTAGTTTACCAAAGGCCCTAGTTGCCAGTTTGCCGGCCTGTTTGCGGATGCCGTCGTTGCGAAAAATAACGATCAGGTTGTCCTGATAGACCCCGCCCACAAAACTCCAACCGATTTCCACCACGCGCAGCAAAAACTCGGCTAAGATAACCAGAATATCGGGATTGGGCGCCCGACCTACAAAACAATACATCCGATCGTTAAGCCTCTTACAGGCATTAAGACCCTGCTTAAAATACTCAAGCATCTCCAGAGAGAGCTCCGTGCTCTCGATGCGGCGGACCAGAGCGTGCCGGGTATAGCGGAACAGGAAGTGAAAGGCCCGCATATCGGCTTCGTTGGAAGATCGTTCGAAATTCCGGGTGTCGGTTTTGATGGCATAGTAAAGGGCAGTAGCTAATTTAAGGGAGGGTTTGATCTTGGCCAGTCGCAGATATTCGGTCAGAATGGTGGAATTGGACCCATACTCCGGCCGGATGTCCAGAAATGGAGCCTGGGTGTGGGCATTCAGAGGGTGGTGATCAATGATCAGATCATAACTAAATTCGCTAAAGCGCGGGTTGTGCGAGGGCTGTGAGTCCACTAAGGCGAACCGGTTAAAATCAGCCGCCCGGATCTGATCAAAAGGAGCAAGAGGAATTTCCAGGAGGCGGACCATGGTTAAATTCTGAGGGCGGGTTATGGGTCGAATGGGTGAGATGATGCGGGTGGTCAGATGCCCTCGCAGAAGCCGCTTGAGGGCCAGGGCGCTGGCAATGGAGTCGGGATCGGCGTCGATCAGAATAAGCAGGCTGTCTTCATGATCGAATAACTGATACAGCTTTCCTAAGCGATCTCGCATAGACCTCTCGCCTTCCCTTATATAACCTTAAACCAAAGCAGGGGTTATCGCAAGAGGTTCGGCGTTATTTAAACCTTCGGAGTTCGGACTGGACCTCCATCGGCACTTTATCCGGGGCCGCCCGATCGGCAACCAAGAGTCTCCAATCATTCGGCAACCCTTGGCGCAATGTCTTCCTGATGCGTTTCACTA is a window from the Desulfobacca acetoxidans DSM 11109 genome containing:
- a CDS encoding DHH family phosphoesterase, yielding MRDRLGKLYQLFDHEDSLLILIDADPDSIASALALKRLLRGHLTTRIISPIRPITRPQNLTMVRLLEIPLAPFDQIRAADFNRFALVDSQPSHNPRFSEFSYDLIIDHHPLNAHTQAPFLDIRPEYGSNSTILTEYLRLAKIKPSLKLATALYYAIKTDTRNFERSSNEADMRAFHFLFRYTRHALVRRIESTELSLEMLEYFKQGLNACKRLNDRMYCFVGRAPNPDILVILAEFLLRVVEIGWSFVGGVYQDNLIVIFRNDGIRKQAGKLATRAFGKLGSAGGHASSARAEIPLAQLPSLPKPERLEVWRQFLIDRIEGNWRLKKTRPAAPAPQTE